One genomic window of Cellulophaga sp. Hel_I_12 includes the following:
- a CDS encoding TolC family protein, whose product MNFKLLVLLGIFTMLNGFSQEVPRTFTLEEAIAFALENNYNAINADRDLIDAQKQKWETIADGLPQVNAAVSYQNQLKQPVSLLPGELAGGDPGTFIPIVFGQPQTANISATLSQQIFDGSYIVGVQAAKTFISYSANNKEKTVLEVKKAVVEAYGNVLLAEESVAIFKKNIATLEKNLFETRKIFENGLGDEESVEQLQITLSSVENQLKNATRLQEITLQMLNLTLGIAIDTNTILSENLDDLTLKQTDLSILESDFNINNNVDYKLALNLNEQRFFELKLQKSRALPTLNAFINYGSTAFSDQFNFLSADSQWFDSSVLGFDLSIPIFSSLKRSASTQRAKIALEKAKTQLTEAEEQIRLQLKQSKSNYILAIEQYATNKENLALAERIENKNQIKYAEGIATSFELRQAQTQLYDAQNKHLQSMVDVINTKTALETVLNNN is encoded by the coding sequence ATGAACTTTAAATTACTAGTATTACTTGGCATTTTTACCATGCTTAATGGCTTTTCACAAGAAGTTCCTAGAACTTTTACCCTAGAAGAAGCTATCGCTTTTGCGCTAGAAAATAATTATAATGCGATCAATGCCGACAGAGACCTTATAGATGCCCAAAAACAAAAATGGGAGACTATTGCTGACGGTTTACCTCAAGTTAATGCTGCTGTAAGCTACCAAAACCAACTTAAACAGCCCGTATCGTTACTACCAGGAGAATTAGCAGGTGGGGATCCAGGCACTTTTATACCCATCGTTTTCGGACAGCCTCAAACGGCAAATATTTCAGCAACATTATCGCAGCAAATTTTTGATGGTTCTTATATTGTTGGTGTACAGGCGGCAAAAACTTTCATTAGTTATAGCGCTAATAACAAAGAAAAAACAGTTTTAGAGGTAAAAAAAGCCGTTGTTGAAGCTTATGGAAATGTGCTTTTAGCAGAAGAAAGCGTAGCCATATTTAAAAAAAATATAGCCACACTAGAAAAAAACCTTTTTGAAACCAGAAAAATATTTGAAAATGGTTTAGGTGATGAAGAAAGTGTAGAACAATTGCAAATTACTTTGTCGTCTGTAGAAAATCAGTTAAAAAATGCTACTCGGTTGCAAGAAATTACTTTACAGATGCTCAACTTAACATTGGGAATAGCTATCGATACGAATACAATTTTATCTGAAAACTTAGATGATTTAACACTTAAACAAACCGATTTAAGTATTCTTGAGTCTGACTTTAATATCAACAACAACGTGGATTATAAATTAGCTTTAAACTTAAATGAACAACGTTTTTTTGAATTAAAACTTCAAAAAAGTAGAGCCTTACCTACGTTAAACGCTTTTATAAATTACGGCAGTACTGCTTTTAGCGATCAATTTAATTTTTTGAGCGCCGACTCACAATGGTTCGATTCGTCTGTTTTAGGTTTTGATTTAAGTATTCCCATTTTTAGTTCCTTAAAAAGAAGTGCTAGTACCCAAAGAGCTAAAATTGCCTTAGAAAAAGCTAAAACACAATTAACTGAAGCGGAAGAGCAAATACGCTTGCAACTAAAACAATCAAAAAGCAATTATATTTTGGCTATTGAGCAGTATGCAACGAACAAAGAAAATTTAGCACTTGCTGAACGTATTGAAAATAAAAATCAGATTAAATATGCAGAAGGTATTGCCACAAGCTTTGAGCTAAGACAGGCCCAAACACAATTGTATGATGCTCAAAACAAACATTTACAATCGATGGTCGATGTCATCAATACTAAAACTGCCTTAGAAACAGTACTCAACAATAACTAA
- a CDS encoding TetR/AcrR family transcriptional regulator: MKEKVLEKATELFLTLGFKSVTMDDLAHEMGISKKTIYAHFENKTKLVEESTSHLFCRISTGIDTICALQKNPIEELLDIKKFVMQHLKDEKSSPQYQLQKYYPKIYASIRSKQYEMMQHCVVNNIKKGIAMGIYRENLNIDFVSRIYFSGVISIKDIKLFPPDLFPTNKLQDDFLEYHLRGIITPEGRKILNNLINSNQE, encoded by the coding sequence ATGAAAGAAAAAGTTTTAGAAAAAGCAACAGAATTATTTTTAACACTTGGTTTTAAAAGTGTGACTATGGACGATTTAGCCCATGAAATGGGTATCTCTAAAAAGACCATCTACGCCCATTTTGAAAACAAAACCAAACTGGTGGAAGAAAGTACTTCACATTTATTTTGTCGTATTTCAACGGGAATCGATACCATATGCGCTTTGCAAAAAAATCCCATTGAGGAGCTGCTAGACATCAAAAAATTTGTCATGCAGCACTTAAAAGATGAAAAATCGTCTCCCCAATATCAGTTGCAAAAGTACTATCCTAAAATTTATGCTTCCATACGGTCAAAACAGTATGAGATGATGCAACATTGTGTTGTAAACAACATAAAAAAAGGAATAGCAATGGGTATTTACCGTGAAAACTTAAATATAGATTTTGTTTCTAGAATTTACTTTTCAGGGGTCATTAGCATTAAAGATATTAAGTTGTTTCCTCCAGATCTGTTTCCCACCAACAAATTGCAAGACGATTTTTTGGAATACCATCTCAGAGGCATAATTACACCAGAAGGTAGAAAAATATTAAACAATCTCATCAACTCAAACCAAGAATAA
- a CDS encoding polyprenyl synthetase family protein — MQIVETYRTAFISYLELKTKEKEPLNLYEPISYILGLGGKRLRPLLTLMTTEIFGTDYRKALDAALAIEVFHNFSLVHDDIMDDAPLRRGSLTVHEKWDINTAILSGDAMLINAYQLFENYEGEVFRSLAKLFSKTAIEVCEGQQYDVDFETRDDVTISEYLKMIEYKTAVLVGAAMKMGAIIANVSENTQQDIYEFGKNLGIAFQLQDDYLDAFGDPETFGKQVGGDIIENKKTFLYLTSLASVTKQEAKELEHLFSIQPKDVTDKISTVKTIFLNSGAAEQTKKEIAMYTEKAFQVLEKLPISEAKKMLLKKFGESLMQREV, encoded by the coding sequence ATGCAAATTGTCGAAACCTACAGAACAGCATTTATTAGCTATTTAGAGTTAAAAACCAAGGAAAAAGAACCTTTGAATCTTTATGAACCCATCAGCTATATTCTGGGTTTAGGAGGTAAAAGATTAAGGCCTTTGTTGACGCTTATGACCACTGAAATTTTTGGAACCGATTATAGAAAAGCACTTGACGCTGCTTTAGCTATTGAAGTTTTTCATAATTTTTCTTTAGTTCATGATGATATTATGGATGATGCGCCTCTACGAAGAGGAAGTCTTACGGTGCATGAAAAATGGGATATTAATACGGCGATTCTTTCTGGTGATGCCATGTTAATCAATGCTTATCAGTTATTTGAGAATTATGAGGGCGAAGTTTTTAGAAGTTTGGCTAAATTATTTAGTAAAACGGCGATTGAAGTTTGTGAAGGGCAGCAGTACGATGTAGATTTTGAAACACGTGACGATGTAACCATTTCAGAGTATTTAAAAATGATTGAATACAAAACAGCTGTGCTCGTTGGGGCGGCCATGAAAATGGGTGCCATTATTGCGAATGTTTCAGAAAACACACAGCAGGATATTTATGAGTTTGGTAAAAATTTAGGAATAGCTTTTCAGTTGCAAGATGATTATTTAGATGCCTTCGGGGATCCAGAAACTTTTGGAAAGCAAGTTGGCGGTGATATTATTGAAAACAAAAAAACATTTTTATACCTTACTTCTTTAGCATCTGTTACCAAACAAGAAGCTAAAGAATTAGAACATTTATTTTCAATTCAGCCCAAAGACGTTACCGATAAAATTAGTACGGTTAAAACTATCTTTTTAAATAGCGGTGCCGCTGAACAAACTAAGAAAGAGATAGCCATGTATACTGAAAAAGCCTTTCAGGTTTTAGAGAAATTACCTATTTCGGAAGCTAAAAAAATGCTACTAAAAAAATTCGGAGAGAGCTTAATGCAACGGGAAGTTTAA
- a CDS encoding lycopene cyclase family protein: protein MIQTYDYIIIGAGAAGLLLADAIGKDPFFKEKSILLLDKDAKQTNDRTWCFWEKDEGDFDDILFRTWHSIFFAGKKLRQEYSIAPYRYKMIKGEDFYASYLRKIAQHKNIAFVQDEVISIEKTTSHQLIKTQNTTYIAEKVFNSIYDYKEPLLQKKYPVLQQHFIGWFVKTDQAAFHEKTATFMDFSIAQKGNTRFMYILPFSETEALVEYTLFSEKLLEKSEYEEAIKKYLNDDLGIRNYEITETEKGSIPMTCFNFAQKNTETILYIGTAGGWTKASTGYTFMSTSKKVKKLVAHLKNEQPLNTFNKKDKFWFYDLLLLDVLFANNALGQSIFELLFKKRSPQLIFKFLDEETSFLEDFKFISSPPPWPFMKALLNRIKTGF, encoded by the coding sequence ATGATACAAACCTACGACTATATAATCATCGGCGCTGGTGCCGCAGGCTTACTTTTAGCAGATGCAATAGGAAAAGATCCCTTTTTTAAGGAGAAATCTATTTTACTGCTAGATAAAGATGCCAAACAAACCAATGACAGAACATGGTGTTTTTGGGAAAAAGATGAAGGTGATTTCGATGACATACTTTTTAGAACGTGGCACAGTATTTTCTTCGCTGGAAAAAAATTGAGACAAGAGTACAGCATTGCCCCGTATCGCTATAAGATGATTAAGGGCGAAGATTTTTATGCTAGTTATCTAAGAAAAATAGCGCAGCATAAAAACATTGCTTTCGTACAAGACGAAGTAATTAGCATAGAGAAAACAACTAGCCACCAACTCATAAAAACCCAAAATACTACATATATAGCGGAAAAAGTTTTTAATAGCATTTACGATTATAAAGAACCGCTACTACAAAAAAAATATCCTGTTTTACAACAGCATTTTATAGGTTGGTTTGTGAAAACAGACCAGGCAGCTTTTCATGAAAAAACAGCTACTTTTATGGATTTTTCCATAGCCCAGAAAGGAAATACTCGTTTTATGTATATTTTGCCATTTTCCGAAACAGAGGCACTGGTTGAATATACTTTATTTTCTGAAAAACTACTCGAAAAATCCGAATATGAAGAAGCTATAAAAAAATATCTAAACGATGATTTAGGTATCAGAAATTACGAAATAACTGAGACAGAGAAAGGCAGCATCCCTATGACTTGTTTTAATTTTGCTCAAAAAAACACAGAAACTATTCTATATATTGGCACTGCTGGAGGTTGGACCAAAGCGAGTACAGGCTACACCTTTATGAGCACCAGTAAAAAGGTAAAAAAATTAGTGGCACATTTAAAAAACGAACAGCCCTTGAACACTTTTAATAAAAAAGATAAGTTTTGGTTTTATGACTTGTTATTGTTGGATGTACTTTTTGCCAATAATGCCTTGGGTCAATCTATCTTTGAATTGCTTTTCAAAAAGAGAAGTCCTCAACTGATTTTTAAATTTTTAGATGAAGAAACCAGCTTTTTAGAAGATTTTAAATTTATTAGTAGCCCACCCCCATGGCCTTTTATGAAAGCACTTTTAAACAGAATAAAAACTGGGTTTTGA
- a CDS encoding DUF2141 domain-containing protein, producing MKKLLFLILLLPMTIFAQHKVTLHITNVKNTKGEIRAALYNTTENFLRFDKVFKAAAVKAMKGKTVLIMEDIPSGTYAIAVFHDENSNEKLDTNFMGIPKEPLGFSIGKMKTFGPPSFKECSFELDSDKEITIEIK from the coding sequence ATGAAAAAATTACTTTTTTTAATACTACTACTTCCTATGACAATTTTTGCGCAACATAAAGTGACTTTACACATTACGAATGTTAAAAATACCAAAGGTGAAATAAGAGCAGCCCTTTACAATACTACAGAGAACTTTTTAAGGTTTGATAAAGTTTTTAAAGCTGCTGCTGTAAAGGCTATGAAAGGAAAAACTGTCTTAATTATGGAGGACATCCCTTCTGGGACTTATGCGATAGCCGTTTTTCATGATGAAAATTCCAATGAAAAATTAGACACTAATTTCATGGGTATTCCCAAAGAACCTTTGGGCTTTTCAATTGGGAAAATGAAAACCTTTGGACCTCCGAGTTTTAAAGAATGTTCTTTTGAACTCGATAGTGATAAAGAAATTACTATTGAAATTAAATAA